Below is a window of Janthinobacterium lividum DNA.
ACGCGCAGCTCCAGCATCGTGTCGACCTGGCGCACCGACAGGCGGATCGTGTCCTTGGTGTAGCGGATGGCATTGTTGATGGCATGCGCGAGCACGCCGATGACCAGGTCTTCATCGAGAGTCCAGATCAGCTCCGGTGGACAGGCCGCCTCCAGGTGGATGCCTTTCGAGGTCAGCAGGATCTTTTCCTGGTCCACCACCTGGTCGACCACCTGGCTCACCAGTTGCGGCTGCACGTCGAACGGGTAGCCGGGCTTGCCCACTTCCTTGTACAGGGCCAGCAGCTGGATCAGGTTATCGTTGAGGCGCTTGGTCTGGTACAGCATCTGCGCCATTTGCAGGTAGGCGGGGTCGGCCTCGGGCGCGGGCTTGGCCTGCTCGGCCGCCAGCAGCGACTCCAGGGTGCCGCTGACCACGCTGATCGAATTTTTCATGTCGTGCACGGTCGACGCCAGGAACAGGAAAAGCTCGGGCGAGCTGTGTTGATCTTCCACCGGATATCTCCTTGGGGCCGCAGCTTGATTATTGCCAAGGATAAATTATACCGCCAGCATGCGCACGCCAGCCAGCCGCGCGCAAAGTCCGTGATCTGACGCAACAATGCCGCCCCCGCTTGCGCAAGGGCGGCATTGAACCGGAAACAGCTTGGCGTCAGCGGCGCGCGCCCGCCAGGCGTTTGACCACGACGATCATGCGATCGATCTCCTCATACGTATTGTAGAAGGCGAACGAGGGTCGCACGGTCGCTTCCACGCCGAAGCGGCGCAAAATCGGCTGGGCGCAATGGTGGCCCGAGCGCACGGCGATGCCCTCGTCGTTCAGGGCGCGCCCCACTTCCGCTGGCTCGTAGCCGGCCAGCACGAACGAAGCCACGCTGGCCTTTTCAAACGCCGTGCCGATCAGGCGCACGCCAGGTATGGCTTGCAGGTGGTGCGTCGCGTATTCCAGCAGTGCGTGCTCGTAGGCGGCGATGTTTTCCAGGCCGATGCGCTGCACGTAATCGATGGCCGCGCCCAGGCCCACGGCATCGGCGATATTGCCCGTGCCCGCCTCGAAACGGTTCGGCACGCCCTGGTAGACGGTGCGCTCGAACGTGACGTCGGCGATCATATTACCGCCACCCTGCCATGGCGGCAGTTGCTCCAGCAAGTCCGCCTTGCCATACACGGCGCCGATGCCCGTCGGGCCGAACACTTTATGCCCCGAGAAGACATAAAAATCGGCGCCCAGCGCCTGCACGTCCACGCGCAGGTGCGACACGGCTTGCGCCCCATCGACCAGCACGCGCACGCCGGCCGCATGCGCCAGCGCGATGATCTGCGCCACGGGCGTCACCGTCCCCAGCGCATTCGACACCTGCGTCACGGACACCAGCTTGGTACGCCCGTTGAGCAGCTTGCGGAATTCATCGAGGAGTATCTGGCCGCTGTCGTCGACTGGAATCACGCGCAGGGTCGCGCCCTTTTCCGCCGCCAGCTGCTGCCACGGCACGATATTGGCGTGGTGCTCGAGCTGCGAGACGATGATCTCGTCGCCGCTGCCGATGTACTTGCGGCCAAAGGTATTGGCGACCAGGTTGATGCCCTCGGTTGCGCCGCGGACAAAAATGATTTCATTGGCCGACGCAGCGCCGAGGAAGTTCGCCACCTTGGCGCGTGCCGCCTCGTACGCATCGCTGGCGCGCGCCGCCAGCGCGTGGGCGGCGCGGTGGATGTTCGAATTCTCGTGCGCATAGAAATACGACACCCGGTCGATCACCGACTGCGGCTTGTGCGTGGTGGCCGCATTATCGAACCATGCCAGCGGCTTGCCGTTGACCCGTTCGGCCAGCACGGGAAAATCGCGCCGCACGGCGTGCACGTCGAACGGCGCCGGCGTCCGGTGGTGACCCGGCTTCGTCGCGGAGGGCAGCTCGGTCTGGAAATAAAACGCGGGCTGGCTGTTAGCCGGCGCCACGGGCAGTTGCTGCGCAGGTAAGCGCTGCGGCGTGGCAAACAGTCCCCGCAAATCATCGGGGGCCGCCGGCCCCTGTCCCAGCCCCTGCTGCGCCAGGCCGTCGAGCTTGCCGTTCGACACGGGATAACCATGTGCGCCGCCGACAAAATAGTAGGGCGACGGCGCACTCAGGGCCGACAGGCGTGGCGTCGGCACGGAGGCAGGCGCCGGTGCAATCGGCGACTCCAGGGGAACCGTCACGGGCGGCACTTGCGCCGTCGCCACGCCGGGGGCGATGGCGGCGAAGGAAGGACCGGGTTGTGGCGGCGGACGGTTCGCATAGCGGGGCGCCGCATCGAGCACGCTGCCGGAGCCACCGAGACTGGGAGACTTGTCCAACGCAGGGGGCAACCCCGGCAAACGCGCGAAAAACTCGCCCGCCAGCCGGTTCAGGGTCGCTTCATCGGGTAAAAACGGGACGGCAGGCAAGCCCGCCGCGCCATCACTTGTAGGTGTCTGGGTAGTCATGGTATTTACCGATCTCCACGTCTTCCAGTACGGCCAGCGCATCGTCGGTCAGCACGGCCAGCGAGCAATACAGCGAAATCAGGTAGGACGAAATCGCGTGGCGGTTGATGCCCATGAAACGCACGGACAGGCCCGGGCTTTGCTCGCCCGCCAGGCCAGGCTGGAACAGGCCGATCACGCCTTGCCGCTGTTCGCCCGCGCGCAGCAGGATGATTTTCGTCTTGCCGTCTTCGATGGGCAGTTTGTCGGACGGCACCAGCGGCACGCCGCGCCACGTCAAAAACTGCGAACCGAACAGGCTGACGGTCGGTGGCGGCACGCCGCGGCGCGTGCATTCACGGCCGAAGGCTGCAATGGCCAGCGGGTGCGCCAGGAAAAAGCCCGGCTCCTTCCATACTTTCGTCAGCAGTTCGTCGAGGTCATCCGGCGTGGGCGCGCCCGTCAGGGTAAAGATGCGCTGGTCGTCGTGCACGCTGGCCAGCAGGCCGTAATCGGGATTGTTGATCAATTCGCTTTCCTGGCGCTCCTTGATCGTCTCGATGGTCAGGCGCAGCTGCTCCTTGATCTGGTCGTGCGGGCTGCTGTACAGGTCCGACACGCGCGTGTGCACGTCGAGCACCGTGCTGACGGCATTGAGAAAATATTCGCGCGGCTGGTCATCGTAGTCGACGAAAGTTTGCGGCAGTTCCGACTCGTCGCGCTGCGAGCAGGCCACGCGCACATCCTTCGGGTTTTTCACGCGGTTCAGGCGGTAGATACCCGCTTCCACGGGCAGCCATTGCAGCAGGTGCACGAGCCAGCGCGGCGTGATCGTGGATAACTGGGGGACGCTCTTGCTTGCATTGGCCAGCTGGCGCGCGGCGTTATCGCCCAGCGCGAACTGGCTCTCTGTTGCTTCTGCCATGACTACTCCTGATGAGAAAAGTGAATATGCTTATCTGAAAAACGAATAAAGTATCGGGCGCACCTCTCATTTACTCAACATGCTATCGCCACCAAAACAGCTTTTAATCACCCCGTTTAATCCACCAGCTCCGGTTCACAGCGCGCCATCAATCCCGCCAGGCCGATGCCCAGCGCGCCGGCCAGTTTTTCCACCGTCAGCAGCGACGGCGTGGCGGCGCCACGCTCTATTTCGCCGATAAACGAGCGGTTCAAGTCGGCCGCTTCGGCCAGCCGCTCCTGCGACCAGCCATGCCCTTCGCGCAACTGGCGCACGGCCAGTCCAAACTGTTTGATCAACATGCTGTCCTCATGGGTGGTGGGCAAAAGCGGGGTGGGGTGGCGCCGGAAAATCCGCTGCCTCCTGCTGGTTATGCGCTTGCGTGACATGGCTGCCGGGGGCCACGCTGCGGGTCAGCCAGACATTGCCGCCGATGACGGAGCCCTGGCCGATGGTCACGCGCCCGAGTATGGTGGCACCCGCGTAGATGACCACGTCGTCCTGCACGATGGGATGGCGCGCCAGTCCCTTTTTCAGCACGCCATCGGCGCCGGCGGGGAAGCGCTTGGCGCCCAGGGTGACGGCCTGGTAGATGCGCACGCGCTCGCCGATGATGGCCGTCTCGCCGATCACCACGCCCGTACCATGGTCGATGAAAAAGCTGCTGCCGATGATGGCGCCCGGATGGATGTCGATGCCCGTCTGCGAATGGGCCACTTCGGCGATGATGCGCGCCACCAGCGGCGCGCCCAGTGCATACAAGGTGTGCGCCAGGCGGTAGTGGATGATGGCCAGGATGCCCGGATAGCACAGCAGCACTTCATCGACGCTGTGTGCGGCCGGGTCGCCATGGAAGGCGGCCGCCACGTCCGTGTCGAGCTGGGCGCGGATGCGCGGCAGCGCGCGGGCGAAGCGCTGCACGATGGCCAGCGCCTGCTGTTCGATGGAGACTGTCTGCTGCAAGCCATGCTGGCGTGCGTGGTAACTGAGTTCGCGCCGCACCTGTTCGTGCAGGCCCGTCAAGGTCGTGTCGAGCGTGTGGCCGACAAAGAAATCCTCGCTCTCCTGCTGCAGGTCGAGGGGTCCCAGGCGCATGGGAAACAGGGCCGCGCACAGGGCGCCGACGATGTCGCGCAAATGCTGGCGCGACGGAAATTCGCGCGCGCCGCACTCCTGGCTGCTGGCCAGTCCTTCGCGCCATTGTGCGCGCACGGCGCGCAATTCATCGACGATCTGGCGCAGCTCCCACTGCGGCTGCGCGGCAAAGGAGGCAGGGGGAATGGCTCGCTGATTCATGGTGGTCCCGGGAACAGAGTTAATCTTGCAGCCAAGGCAGCGCATGCCAGCGCCAGCCGCCGCTATGGCCGCGCTGCTGCTGCCCGTCGAGGTCACCCTCGAAGCCTTGCGCGATATTGAAGACGTGCGTGAAACCGGCCTTGGCAGCCGCTTCGGCGGCCGCGGCCGAGCGCTTGCCGCTGCGGCACAGCAGCACCACGACGGCATCCTTGCCGCCCACCTTCGCTTCCAGTTCGCGCACAAAGCGGGGATTACGGTTCATGGACGTGCCGGTGGCCCACGCCACATGCAGCGAGGCCGGCACGTAGCCGACGAAAGTGCGTTCCTCGTTGGTGCGCACGTCGACCAGTGCGGCTTTGCCAGCCTGCACCAGCTGCCACGCATCCTGCGCGCTGACGATGCCCGCATACGGCAAGCCCTGGGCCTGCGCCTGGGCGCGCGCGAGATGGAGTACTTCGTCAAAAGCCGCCTCGCCGTGCGCGGCGCGGGGATCGAAAATCAGTTCTGCAGCAGCCATCAGTCCACCTCTTTATTCCGTCGTCAAAAATCAGCACGAGTCCACTGTAGCGAACTTATGTTGTTCGGAAAACAAATTAAAAAGAGTTTGGAAAGCTGAAAAACGTATATGGAGGATATTGCGGCATGGAGCGTCTGAAAATGCCCAGGGCTAGGCGGAGTGCCGAAGACAGTACGAATGTACGGCGAGGCAGGACAACAACGCCATGGACTTTTTCAGGCGTTCCGGCGGCGCTCGCGCAACAAGAAACGCGCAGGATCCAACGCGGCGGCAAGCGACGATTCCAGCGGCAGCGGCTCGCCCTCCAGCTGGCAAGCCAGCAGCTCGGCCGCCAGCGGCGCCCAGATCAGGCCGCGCGAGGCGTAACCGAGCAAGCCAAACAGGCCGGGCCAGCGCGGCACGTCGCGCAAGCGCTCGCAGCGGCCCGGCACGCCCGGGTCGGGCAAGGCGCCCGCCAGCGGCAGGCGGTCCGGCGCCATACAGCGAAAGCCCGTGCGCCCGGCCAGCGGCGCCTCGAACGGGGTCACGCCAAGGATGTCGGCGATCTTCGCGATATTTTCGTGCTGGCTGGCCACGCGCAGGCTGCTGTCTGCATCGGCATCATAGGTCGCGCCCACGCACATGACGCCCTGGTGCGCCGGCGTCATGTAGGCTTCGCGGCAGACGACGAACGGCAACGAGGGCAAGCTGCCTTCGGCAAGGTGCGTGACCTGGCCGCGCACGGCGTCCAGCGGCAGGCCGGCCGCCTGTTCGAAATCCACGGCACCCGTGCCTGCCGCCAGGATGACGGTGGGTGCCGCCGCGATCAGGGTACCGTCCGCATCGCGCACCAGCCATTCCTCATCGCCGCGCTCCAGGCGCAGGGCGCTGCTGGAAAAGCGCCGCGTGAGCAAGGCGCCGCAGGCGTCCAGCATGGCCGCGCAAACGGAAGACGGGCGCGCCCAGCCGCCCTGCTCGAACCACCAGGCGCCATCGGGCGCCGACGCGCCCAGCATGGCGGTCGCCTCGGGTGCTTCCAGCCAGCGGGCGAATTCGCGTGGATACACGCCACTGGCGGCGATCTGCCGCTGCACCTGCGCATGCGCGCCGTCGCGCGCCAGATGCAGCACGCCGCTCTGTACACCCTCGATGGCGGCGCCGATGCCGCCCAGGTCTTTCCAGCGGCTCAGCGAGTACAGGTAGGCGGCGCGCACCAGGCGCGTGGCGATATTGTCGTCCTTCGACATCAGCGGCATGAAGATGCCGGCCAGGTTGCCCGACGCTTCGCCGGCCGGCTGCGCGTGGCGCTCGACCAAGGTCACCTTCCAGCCGCGCGCGGCCAGCCGTTCGCAGGCGGCCGCACCGGCCACGCCCGCGCCGATGACGATGGCGCGCCGCTCGGGCGCGGTGATGGCCGCGTGCTCTCCGCGCCGCGCATAAAACACGGCGCGCAATCGACTCTCGTCAAAAACAAAGCCATTTTTTTGCAATTCCGTGCGCTGCGCCTCGTCCAGGTGCACGGCTTGCAGGCGGGCGCCGTCCATCATCAGGCGCGCCAGCACCGGCGTGGCTGCCGGCACCCAGGCCAGGTGCACTTCATCGACTCGCGCCGACAATTGCGCCAGGCAGGCATCGGGTTCGCCGATCAGCAGATCGAGTGTGACGAGGCCATCGTTTGAGACCATGCGATGCAGGCCCGGCACGCAAAGCGGCCACTGCGCGCGCCACTGCTCGGGCAAGTGGCGGGCATCGACGGGACGCGGCGCCAGCGCGATGTAATGCAGACGGCGACCGCCATGCGCCGCGCAAACGGCACGCAAGCGGGCGCCGTCAAAATCCGTGTCGAGCAAGACCAGCGCGCGGCGCATCAATGCCCCGCACGGCAAAAGCAGG
It encodes the following:
- a CDS encoding HAMP domain-containing sensor histidine kinase; translated protein: MEDQHSSPELFLFLASTVHDMKNSISVVSGTLESLLAAEQAKPAPEADPAYLQMAQMLYQTKRLNDNLIQLLALYKEVGKPGYPFDVQPQLVSQVVDQVVDQEKILLTSKGIHLEAACPPELIWTLDEDLVIGVLAHAINNAIRYTKDTIRLSVRQVDTMLELRVEDNGDGYSQALLDAGSAAMDGMAAGVNFSTNSTGLGLYFSSVVAKMHKHRGSSGSIALENGGALGGGCFILRLP
- a CDS encoding family 2A encapsulin nanocompartment cargo protein cysteine desulfurase, with translation MTTQTPTSDGAAGLPAVPFLPDEATLNRLAGEFFARLPGLPPALDKSPSLGGSGSVLDAAPRYANRPPPQPGPSFAAIAPGVATAQVPPVTVPLESPIAPAPASVPTPRLSALSAPSPYYFVGGAHGYPVSNGKLDGLAQQGLGQGPAAPDDLRGLFATPQRLPAQQLPVAPANSQPAFYFQTELPSATKPGHHRTPAPFDVHAVRRDFPVLAERVNGKPLAWFDNAATTHKPQSVIDRVSYFYAHENSNIHRAAHALAARASDAYEAARAKVANFLGAASANEIIFVRGATEGINLVANTFGRKYIGSGDEIIVSQLEHHANIVPWQQLAAEKGATLRVIPVDDSGQILLDEFRKLLNGRTKLVSVTQVSNALGTVTPVAQIIALAHAAGVRVLVDGAQAVSHLRVDVQALGADFYVFSGHKVFGPTGIGAVYGKADLLEQLPPWQGGGNMIADVTFERTVYQGVPNRFEAGTGNIADAVGLGAAIDYVQRIGLENIAAYEHALLEYATHHLQAIPGVRLIGTAFEKASVASFVLAGYEPAEVGRALNDEGIAVRSGHHCAQPILRRFGVEATVRPSFAFYNTYEEIDRMIVVVKRLAGARR
- a CDS encoding family 2A encapsulin nanocompartment shell protein; protein product: MAEATESQFALGDNAARQLANASKSVPQLSTITPRWLVHLLQWLPVEAGIYRLNRVKNPKDVRVACSQRDESELPQTFVDYDDQPREYFLNAVSTVLDVHTRVSDLYSSPHDQIKEQLRLTIETIKERQESELINNPDYGLLASVHDDQRIFTLTGAPTPDDLDELLTKVWKEPGFFLAHPLAIAAFGRECTRRGVPPPTVSLFGSQFLTWRGVPLVPSDKLPIEDGKTKIILLRAGEQRQGVIGLFQPGLAGEQSPGLSVRFMGINRHAISSYLISLYCSLAVLTDDALAVLEDVEIGKYHDYPDTYK
- a CDS encoding helix-turn-helix transcriptional regulator, which produces MLIKQFGLAVRQLREGHGWSQERLAEAADLNRSFIGEIERGAATPSLLTVEKLAGALGIGLAGLMARCEPELVD
- the epsC gene encoding serine O-acetyltransferase EpsC, producing the protein MNQRAIPPASFAAQPQWELRQIVDELRAVRAQWREGLASSQECGAREFPSRQHLRDIVGALCAALFPMRLGPLDLQQESEDFFVGHTLDTTLTGLHEQVRRELSYHARQHGLQQTVSIEQQALAIVQRFARALPRIRAQLDTDVAAAFHGDPAAHSVDEVLLCYPGILAIIHYRLAHTLYALGAPLVARIIAEVAHSQTGIDIHPGAIIGSSFFIDHGTGVVIGETAIIGERVRIYQAVTLGAKRFPAGADGVLKKGLARHPIVQDDVVIYAGATILGRVTIGQGSVIGGNVWLTRSVAPGSHVTQAHNQQEAADFPAPPHPAFAHHP
- a CDS encoding rhodanese-like domain-containing protein, yielding MAAAELIFDPRAAHGEAAFDEVLHLARAQAQAQGLPYAGIVSAQDAWQLVQAGKAALVDVRTNEERTFVGYVPASLHVAWATGTSMNRNPRFVRELEAKVGGKDAVVVLLCRSGKRSAAAAEAAAKAGFTHVFNIAQGFEGDLDGQQQRGHSGGWRWHALPWLQD
- the mnmC gene encoding FAD-dependent 5-carboxymethylaminomethyl-2-thiouridine(34) oxidoreductase MnmC; protein product: MRRALVLLDTDFDGARLRAVCAAHGGRRLHYIALAPRPVDARHLPEQWRAQWPLCVPGLHRMVSNDGLVTLDLLIGEPDACLAQLSARVDEVHLAWVPAATPVLARLMMDGARLQAVHLDEAQRTELQKNGFVFDESRLRAVFYARRGEHAAITAPERRAIVIGAGVAGAAACERLAARGWKVTLVERHAQPAGEASGNLAGIFMPLMSKDDNIATRLVRAAYLYSLSRWKDLGGIGAAIEGVQSGVLHLARDGAHAQVQRQIAASGVYPREFARWLEAPEATAMLGASAPDGAWWFEQGGWARPSSVCAAMLDACGALLTRRFSSSALRLERGDEEWLVRDADGTLIAAAPTVILAAGTGAVDFEQAAGLPLDAVRGQVTHLAEGSLPSLPFVVCREAYMTPAHQGVMCVGATYDADADSSLRVASQHENIAKIADILGVTPFEAPLAGRTGFRCMAPDRLPLAGALPDPGVPGRCERLRDVPRWPGLFGLLGYASRGLIWAPLAAELLACQLEGEPLPLESSLAAALDPARFLLRERRRNA